Within Streptomyces sp. NBC_00704, the genomic segment GTGGCCACGGTGAACTGCTTGTGCGCGGCCATCTCGCAGCCCTGGTCCCAGGTCAGCGAGCCACGCAGGTGCTCGGGCAGGGTCTGGATCAGCGGCACCAGCACATCGCGGACTTCCTCGGCCGTGTGCCCGCCGGGCAGATGTCCGAGCAGGACGTAGCGGGTGGAGCGCTCGACCAGGGTCACTATCGCGCTCTCGCTGCGGGGGCCGACGATCAGATCGCCTTCCCAGTGGCCAGGAACAGCCCGGTCCTCGACCTCCGGCGGCCGCTCGGAGATCATCACCATCTCGTCGACGAAGCGGCGAGTGCGCTGCTCCGGGCTGCGGTGGGGCTTGCGGCGGGTGCGTCCGGTGCGCAGCGCCAGGGCGACCTCGCGGCGCAGTCCGCCGCGGGCCTGGACGTAGATGGCCTGGTAGATCGTCTCCGGACTCACGCGCATGCTCTCGTCGTCGGGGAACTCGATGAGCAGAGCGTGGCAGATCTGCTCGGGCGACCAGCGTTCCTGGAGCTTGGCCGTAGCGAAGTCGCGCAACGCTCCTTCCCGGGCCAGCTTGGAGTCCTTTGGACGCGACCGGCTCTTCGCCCATGCCCGCTGGGCTTGGTGCGGCCGGTAGACGCCGTTGACCGCACGGGCGTCGATCTCACGCTTGACGGTGGAGGCCGGCCGGCCGAGTGCCCGTCCGATCGCGCGCAGCGAGCGGCCCTCACGGCGCATGTCGGCGATCAGCTCCCGCTCGGCCACGGTGAGGAAACGGGGGTGCAGCCCGGCCTCGACCGCGGCAACGGACGGCTTCGACGCGGCAGTAACGATGGTGATCACACCGGTCGTATAGTCGATCAGGCGGCCGTCTGCATGCAGGCGCGAGTGGCCGATCTGCCGGATCCCTTGGTCCCAGTCCCGAGCGGTGCGCTCGTGGACGCCGACCTGCGCGGCGGCATCGCGGCGATGGACTCCGGCCGCACGCAGCCGCTCGTACTCCGCCCGACCGGGATGCCCGGATGTGCCGGGCTTGCCGCGACCTCGGACACCGGCCTGACGGGCCCATCCGAACGCCGTATTGCGGTTCACTCCGACTGCGCGAGCGGCAGCGGTGATGCCGCCGTCCTCCCGATCCAGCGCCTCGAAGAACTTCGCCTTCAACACCTCAAAATCCACGATCCCCGCAACTCCCTGAACTCCAGGGTGTTGCGGGGATCAATAGAACCCGCCGTGAATCCGGGGGCGTCGTCGTGTGGTGGGTGTGGGTCCGGCCGGTGTGGTGGTGGGCCGGTGTGGTGGGTCAGCCGGTGTTGCGCAGGCCGGCCGCTACGCCGTTGACGGTGAGGAGCAGGGCGCGGGAGAGCAGCGGGTCGGGTTCGGCTCCGGCGGCCACGGCGTCGCGCTGGCGCTTGAGCAGGGTGACCTGGAGGTGGGAGATGGGGTCGAGGTAGGCGTCGCGGATGCTGAAGGTCTGCTTGAGGGCGGGGGTGGCGGCGAGGAGTTCGCGTTCGCCGGTGACCTTGAGGACTTCGGCGACGGTGCGGGCGTGTTCGGTCTTGATGGTGTCGAAGACGTGGTGGAGCTCTTGGGGGACGAGGGTGTCGACGTAGTGCTGGGCGATGCGCAGGTCGGTCTTGGCGAGGGTCATCTCGACGTTGGAGATGAAGTTGCGGAAGAAGTGCCACTGTTCGTGCATCTCGTCGAGCACGGTGTCCAGGCCTGCTTCGCGCAGGGCCTTGAGGCCGGAGCCGACGCCGAACCAGCCGGGGACGATCTGGCGGGACTGGGTCCAGCCGAAGACCCAGGGGATGGCGCGCAGGCCGTCGAGGGAGACGCCGGAGCCG encodes:
- a CDS encoding IS30 family transposase, with amino-acid sequence MRAAGVHRRDAAAQVGVHERTARDWDQGIRQIGHSRLHADGRLIDYTTGVITIVTAASKPSVAAVEAGLHPRFLTVAERELIADMRREGRSLRAIGRALGRPASTVKREIDARAVNGVYRPHQAQRAWAKSRSRPKDSKLAREGALRDFATAKLQERWSPEQICHALLIEFPDDESMRVSPETIYQAIYVQARGGLRREVALALRTGRTRRKPHRSPEQRTRRFVDEMVMISERPPEVEDRAVPGHWEGDLIVGPRSESAIVTLVERSTRYVLLGHLPGGHTAEEVRDVLVPLIQTLPEHLRGSLTWDQGCEMAAHKQFTVATGVPVYFCDPHSPWQRGSNENTNGLLRQYFPKGTDLSAHSPADLEHVAQQLNGRPRKTLGWRTPAERLRDLLTAA